One Lacticaseibacillus rhamnosus genomic window carries:
- a CDS encoding MFS transporter — MTRLTKVLCFIGLTIAMFMGTLDTTIVNIAIPKIMTELHGSLANTSWVMTIYTLAMSVFMITASKIADRYGRKKIMLLGLALFGGFSAACMTAPSLPVLITFRFFQGLGGAIITPIVLPMGIEVYGKEKINQVAALVGAVTALAAAGGPPIGGIILQIASWRWIFGINIPLAILAFLLVTVCAKESYDESLAGRIDLPGLLLLTAALGGVTFGLLEGRQYGWTSPLILTSLIGGGVALIVFIMTEKVVRHPLLELNLFREKTLSASSVIYFMTGFALVAPSLILNYFLQDVLGDSPLHAALIIIPVSLTIMIAMPLATRLLAKVGAIPVTLTGMLVMAASLFLLSLIKTDTATALIVVLLIINGMGFGFASVSLVASVRYLPKNKSGIGSGIVNAARQIGTCLGIAVLVTVLDTNIDTAKTQIHHASDQIVTEKVLSPYVKSVAHQQLAKVFAGSSTPTTHQQQKMKQAVAQAAKVKTNLPKSAAGTDLRRLYDTSSALRHANIKVTTGLTALTKMMQQSHSPLSVSVTKLATGAMTINTNQTIFLNGIKQIAQKQTLQKTFQAITGRKNTQLSRAFSHTYLVGALIVLCLAPVSLWTDRRQPSTTNI, encoded by the coding sequence ATGACGCGCTTGACTAAAGTACTTTGTTTTATTGGCCTGACGATTGCCATGTTTATGGGGACGTTGGACACGACTATTGTGAATATTGCGATTCCCAAAATTATGACCGAGCTTCACGGTTCACTTGCGAACACCAGTTGGGTCATGACGATTTACACACTTGCCATGTCGGTTTTTATGATTACGGCTTCCAAAATAGCGGATCGTTATGGTCGTAAAAAAATCATGTTACTGGGTCTGGCTCTGTTTGGAGGCTTCTCTGCCGCCTGCATGACCGCTCCCTCGCTACCCGTACTCATTACATTCCGCTTTTTTCAAGGTCTTGGCGGAGCCATCATCACGCCAATCGTGTTACCGATGGGCATCGAAGTCTACGGAAAAGAAAAAATCAATCAGGTCGCTGCGTTGGTCGGTGCTGTCACTGCGCTGGCAGCTGCCGGCGGACCGCCCATTGGTGGCATCATTTTACAAATAGCTTCTTGGCGGTGGATTTTTGGGATTAATATTCCGCTAGCCATTCTCGCATTTTTGCTGGTTACTGTGTGCGCAAAAGAATCGTATGATGAATCACTTGCCGGCCGGATTGATCTTCCGGGGTTACTGTTACTGACAGCTGCACTTGGAGGCGTCACGTTTGGGCTGTTGGAAGGTCGCCAATACGGGTGGACTTCACCACTGATTTTGACCAGTTTAATTGGCGGTGGAGTAGCACTTATTGTCTTCATCATGACTGAAAAAGTGGTTCGGCATCCGTTACTGGAGCTTAATCTTTTCCGGGAAAAAACGCTTAGTGCATCCAGTGTGATTTACTTCATGACCGGTTTCGCCTTAGTTGCACCAAGCTTAATCCTGAATTATTTTCTGCAAGACGTCTTAGGAGATAGTCCCTTACACGCTGCTTTGATCATTATCCCGGTTTCACTGACCATCATGATTGCCATGCCGCTTGCGACTCGACTGCTTGCCAAAGTCGGCGCGATTCCGGTCACACTCACCGGTATGCTGGTGATGGCAGCCAGTCTCTTCCTGCTTTCGCTCATTAAAACCGACACAGCCACCGCACTCATCGTCGTACTGCTCATCATCAATGGGATGGGTTTTGGCTTCGCTTCGGTCTCGTTGGTCGCCTCGGTTCGCTACCTGCCCAAAAACAAAAGCGGCATCGGCTCCGGAATCGTCAACGCTGCCCGCCAAATCGGCACCTGCCTAGGCATCGCCGTCCTGGTAACGGTGCTGGATACCAATATCGACACAGCTAAGACCCAGATTCACCATGCCAGCGATCAAATCGTAACGGAAAAAGTGCTCTCACCTTACGTCAAAAGCGTGGCCCACCAGCAATTAGCGAAAGTTTTCGCCGGCTCATCCACGCCGACAACTCATCAGCAACAAAAAATGAAACAAGCCGTTGCTCAAGCAGCAAAAGTGAAAACCAATCTACCCAAATCCGCGGCAGGAACTGATCTAAGGCGACTATATGATACCAGTTCCGCGTTACGCCACGCTAATATCAAGGTCACAACTGGGTTAACCGCTTTAACGAAAATGATGCAACAAAGCCACTCACCCCTGTCAGTGAGTGTCACCAAGCTGGCCACCGGTGCCATGACCATCAACACGAACCAGACCATCTTTTTAAACGGCATCAAACAAATTGCACAGAAGCAAACGCTGCAAAAGACTTTTCAAGCAATAACGGGCCGTAAAAATACCCAGTTGTCACGCGCGTTTAGTCACACTTATCTTGTGGGTGCTCTAATTGTCTTATGCCTCGCTCCTGTATCGCTCTGGACGGATCGGCGGCAACCGAGTACCACGAACATCTAA
- a CDS encoding TetR/AcrR family transcriptional regulator: MNGKQRMARQSKQWLVDALVTLMKDEAIEDISITEIVQTADLSRRTFYRAFKTKDDLIDYLCRQLADDYFKSLKAATRDQTPISFATTMQNFFTFWWQQKDLVRLLIRQGLFDRLNGVWQQNAVAHYRDFPAPWHPQGTDQEVNYIMAFALGGLTNILRLWLVQAHPESPEEIQRFAQASFAQLARSLGGGENNEPHEAQG; the protein is encoded by the coding sequence ATGAATGGAAAACAACGCATGGCGCGCCAATCAAAACAATGGTTAGTGGATGCATTAGTGACGTTGATGAAGGATGAGGCGATTGAAGATATTTCGATTACGGAAATTGTCCAAACGGCGGATTTATCAAGAAGAACTTTTTATCGTGCGTTTAAAACTAAGGATGATTTAATTGATTATCTGTGCCGCCAACTAGCAGATGATTATTTCAAAAGTTTAAAAGCGGCCACCCGCGATCAAACCCCGATTAGTTTTGCCACCACGATGCAAAACTTTTTCACATTTTGGTGGCAACAAAAAGACCTTGTCCGGTTGTTGATTCGACAAGGTCTGTTCGATCGGTTGAATGGCGTCTGGCAACAAAATGCAGTCGCACATTATCGTGACTTTCCGGCGCCGTGGCATCCGCAAGGTACGGATCAAGAGGTCAACTACATCATGGCCTTTGCACTTGGAGGCCTCACCAATATTTTGCGGCTTTGGCTAGTCCAAGCACATCCGGAATCCCCAGAAGAAATCCAGCGGTTTGCACAGGCCAGCTTTGCACAATTAGCGCGGAGTTTGGGTGGTGGTGAAAATAACGAGCCTCATGAAGCGCAAGGGTGA
- a CDS encoding ATP-binding cassette domain-containing protein — protein MLLAIHDLTFRFRGKTIFQHATMHLKQPGVYSLVAPNGYGKTTLLNLLTGLLQPQSGLIQLLDKPITSQLIFQKVAYLQDNSVLYPYLTGQQHLDFLTAVHRLNPRSVAAIADQLQTTDFLNQRVGKYSLGMKQRLLLVMALVVKPTILLLDEPLNGLDPTSLQLVREVILTLAHQDVAVLISSHNLDELMKVTQHYFFITGQQIHEEVLGPNDSAEARYNALFATSR, from the coding sequence ATGCTTTTGGCTATCCACGATCTGACATTTCGATTCCGCGGAAAAACAATCTTTCAACACGCAACGATGCATCTGAAACAACCCGGCGTTTACAGCTTAGTCGCCCCAAATGGCTACGGTAAAACAACCTTACTGAACTTACTCACCGGCTTATTACAACCGCAATCAGGCTTAATCCAGTTGCTGGACAAACCGATAACAAGCCAGTTGATTTTTCAAAAAGTTGCCTATCTCCAAGACAACTCGGTTCTTTATCCCTATTTGACCGGGCAACAACATTTAGATTTCTTAACAGCAGTTCATCGGCTGAATCCCCGGTCTGTTGCTGCCATTGCTGATCAGCTGCAAACGACCGATTTCTTAAACCAACGTGTGGGCAAATATTCTTTAGGGATGAAACAAAGACTACTCCTGGTGATGGCTTTGGTGGTTAAGCCTACCATTCTCTTACTCGATGAACCGCTAAATGGGTTGGATCCTACTAGCCTACAACTGGTCCGTGAAGTCATTCTTACCCTTGCGCACCAAGATGTCGCTGTCTTGATTTCGTCACATAACTTGGATGAATTGATGAAAGTGACGCAGCATTATTTCTTCATTACAGGACAACAAATTCATGAAGAAGTACTGGGGCCAAATGACTCTGCAGAAGCACGCTATAATGCGCTCTTTGCAACATCTCGATGA
- a CDS encoding helix-turn-helix domain-containing protein — MQNDNVGAYFREIRKRRELGIEQVRGNLHQSTISHFERDHDDITVRNLLQILQPTFTTPEEFCLLINGQDESISSILKNISEYYDQLDIAGLRAFSAAFEQAHPMTAPVRLILLILESCVKELAGEDPLLSAEDCDYVQDYLLQPGKWFSFEYVVFGNLASSLPGEVNLRLWKKMLTSFREFHLATYDELLVNILYNVAASFLSQDDLSSAAYLLQSLDLSKVDHYVLYVRHHVAFLKLVLSYRLDPQNKQNNENLKVFLLGTRIVDEALFKKNVDALKELNVDVHTILPSET, encoded by the coding sequence ATGCAGAATGATAACGTTGGGGCTTATTTTCGAGAGATTCGTAAACGACGAGAATTAGGAATCGAACAAGTGCGAGGAAATTTGCATCAATCAACTATTTCGCACTTCGAACGCGATCATGATGACATTACTGTCCGCAATTTACTTCAGATCCTTCAGCCGACTTTTACAACACCTGAAGAGTTTTGTTTACTTATCAATGGTCAGGATGAATCAATTTCCAGTATTCTCAAGAATATATCTGAATATTACGATCAACTTGACATCGCCGGTTTAAGGGCATTTTCAGCCGCATTTGAACAAGCGCACCCTATGACTGCACCTGTTCGCTTGATCTTGTTGATTCTTGAAAGTTGTGTGAAGGAATTGGCAGGTGAAGATCCCCTTTTGTCAGCCGAAGATTGTGATTATGTACAAGATTATTTGTTGCAGCCAGGGAAATGGTTTAGTTTTGAGTATGTTGTTTTTGGTAATCTTGCCTCATCACTACCCGGTGAAGTTAACTTGCGACTTTGGAAGAAGATGTTGACTTCTTTTCGTGAGTTTCACTTGGCCACGTACGATGAACTGCTCGTCAACATTTTGTACAATGTTGCTGCTTCTTTTTTGAGTCAAGACGATTTGTCATCAGCTGCGTATCTCCTGCAGTCGCTGGATTTATCCAAGGTAGATCATTACGTTCTTTATGTTCGTCATCATGTTGCTTTTTTGAAGCTAGTTTTGAGTTATCGGCTAGATCCCCAAAATAAGCAAAATAATGAGAATCTCAAAGTATTCTTATTAGGCACTCGAATAGTTGATGAAGCACTTTTCAAAAAGAATGTTGATGCTTTGAAGGAACTGAATGTTGATGTTCATACAATCCTGCCATCGGAAACGTGA
- a CDS encoding dTDP-4-dehydrorhamnose 3,5-epimerase family protein, with product MTLEVVPFSSASSEIDGLKIIHVKMVTDERGTVRELFRQSQHSQVLVNPNMAWKQVNLTRTKRGAVRGLHGEAMSKLVTVAHGEAFGAYVDTRRDSPTLGSVVTVRLTPGVQVFVPQGVCNGFQAVADDTEYLYFFDNEWEKGMSGVALTPLDPDLGIEWPIAIKPDNLAQISKKDSEAPTLKEVLKQLAETRPKE from the coding sequence ATGACATTAGAAGTTGTTCCTTTTTCATCCGCATCATCCGAAATTGATGGGTTGAAGATTATTCATGTGAAGATGGTGACGGATGAGCGCGGAACGGTTCGAGAGCTGTTTCGCCAGAGCCAGCATTCGCAAGTGTTAGTAAACCCTAATATGGCTTGGAAACAGGTCAATTTGACCCGGACTAAGCGCGGGGCTGTTAGAGGGTTGCATGGTGAAGCGATGTCGAAGCTCGTCACGGTTGCCCATGGAGAAGCATTTGGTGCCTATGTGGATACAAGACGGGACAGTCCTACTTTGGGTTCCGTTGTCACGGTTCGTTTAACGCCCGGTGTGCAGGTTTTTGTTCCTCAAGGCGTTTGTAATGGGTTTCAGGCGGTTGCCGATGATACGGAATATCTTTACTTCTTCGACAACGAATGGGAAAAGGGGATGAGCGGTGTGGCACTAACACCTCTGGATCCTGATTTGGGGATTGAGTGGCCGATCGCCATTAAGCCTGATAATTTAGCGCAAATTTCAAAAAAAGATTCCGAGGCGCCTACTTTGAAGGAAGTGCTGAAACAACTGGCAGAGACGCGGCCAAAGGAATAA
- the dapB gene encoding 4-hydroxy-tetrahydrodipicolinate reductase codes for MIHVLVAGFRGAMGQKTVKMVQSQKDFALSAVFDPKATAADAQKYGLPADTKVLTSYDQLNPDIADVWVDFTNPTAVAANIEAAIKAGIHPVVGTSGMTQADQNRLIELAQARQLGGLIAPNFGLSAVLLMKFAQEAAAYFPDAEIIEMHHQDKADAPSGTAIATAHKIAAGRTQKPLSTIDNDARGQRIDDVPVHAIRLPGYIAHEQVLFGGPGEALTIRQDSFDRQSFMQGVAVAIRKVQAADHLVVGLENFL; via the coding sequence ATGATTCACGTTCTTGTCGCCGGTTTTCGCGGTGCCATGGGTCAAAAAACAGTCAAAATGGTCCAGTCACAAAAAGATTTCGCATTAAGTGCCGTTTTTGATCCCAAAGCAACTGCCGCTGATGCCCAAAAATATGGACTACCAGCTGATACAAAAGTGCTCACGAGCTATGATCAGCTCAATCCCGACATTGCCGATGTGTGGGTTGATTTTACCAACCCCACTGCCGTCGCTGCCAACATTGAAGCTGCGATCAAAGCTGGCATTCACCCAGTCGTTGGCACAAGCGGCATGACGCAAGCCGATCAAAACCGCTTAATCGAACTCGCCCAAGCCCGTCAGCTCGGCGGTCTAATCGCCCCAAACTTCGGCCTTTCCGCGGTTCTCTTAATGAAGTTCGCACAGGAAGCCGCCGCCTACTTCCCTGATGCCGAAATCATCGAAATGCACCATCAGGATAAGGCCGACGCTCCATCAGGCACCGCCATCGCCACTGCGCACAAAATCGCCGCCGGACGCACCCAAAAGCCCTTGTCCACCATCGACAACGACGCCCGTGGCCAACGCATTGATGACGTCCCGGTCCACGCCATCCGCTTACCAGGTTACATCGCCCACGAACAAGTCCTCTTCGGCGGTCCCGGTGAAGCCCTCACCATCCGCCAAGACTCCTTCGATCGCCAAAGCTTCATGCAAGGAGTCGCCGTTGCCATTCGCAAGGTTCAGGCAGCGGATCATTTGGTTGTGGGGTTGGAAAATTTCCTGTAG
- the dapA gene encoding 4-hydroxy-tetrahydrodipicolinate synthase, which produces MQRAELITAIVTPFNDRDEIDYDSMQRLVDHLIDQGTDGFVVGATTGEGPTLSHDEKITLYTRFVAMVHGRALVIANSGSNNTRETTDFTHEVGGIAGIDATLVVVPYYNKPDQNGMIAHYTTVAASAQKPIIIYNIPGRTGVDMLPETVATLAQNPMIQGIKQCGSLAALSDIIDRTKHDAFNVWTGEDAQALTIKTLGGMGVISVASHLYAHSIREMYRALDRGDVTTVAALQRQLLPKMAALFHFPSPAPTKAALNALGFKVGSPRLPLLPLTAAQQQELAHLLGVSELSAIEAEVLA; this is translated from the coding sequence ATGCAAAGAGCAGAATTAATCACCGCGATTGTGACACCGTTTAACGACCGCGATGAAATTGACTATGATAGTATGCAACGGTTAGTCGATCATCTCATTGATCAAGGTACTGACGGGTTTGTGGTTGGGGCTACGACGGGTGAAGGGCCTACGTTGAGTCATGATGAAAAGATCACCCTTTACACCCGTTTTGTGGCCATGGTTCACGGGCGCGCACTCGTGATTGCCAATTCGGGGTCTAACAACACCCGCGAAACCACTGATTTTACGCATGAAGTCGGTGGAATTGCCGGAATTGATGCTACTTTGGTTGTGGTTCCGTATTACAACAAACCGGATCAAAATGGCATGATCGCGCACTATACCACGGTTGCGGCAAGTGCGCAAAAACCGATCATTATTTACAACATTCCAGGACGGACCGGCGTGGACATGTTACCGGAAACTGTGGCAACGCTGGCACAAAACCCCATGATTCAAGGGATCAAGCAGTGCGGCAGTTTGGCAGCACTCAGCGATATCATCGACCGAACCAAACATGATGCCTTCAACGTCTGGACCGGCGAAGATGCTCAAGCGCTGACGATCAAAACACTGGGCGGGATGGGCGTTATTTCAGTTGCCTCCCACCTATATGCCCACAGCATCCGGGAAATGTATCGTGCGCTTGATCGCGGTGACGTCACCACTGTAGCCGCATTACAACGGCAACTGTTACCGAAAATGGCCGCGTTATTCCATTTTCCATCCCCAGCGCCTACCAAAGCCGCACTTAATGCTTTGGGATTCAAAGTCGGCAGCCCGCGTTTACCGCTACTGCCATTAACAGCGGCACAACAACAAGAATTAGCCCATCTATTAGGGGTTTCGGAACTATCAGCAATTGAAGCGGAGGTGCTTGCATGA